A stretch of Bradyrhizobium sp. AZCC 2262 DNA encodes these proteins:
- a CDS encoding cupin domain-containing protein, whose amino-acid sequence MSAFNSLAEMKPLPIWGGILARVCQGREMTFAVAELDAGAVAARHQHVNEQVGLVLQGTCDFEVGGERRQLKVGDTYLIPANTPHEAIAGPQGCVLIDVFAPIRDDWARHEPQEKRAPKWPAP is encoded by the coding sequence ATGAGTGCTTTCAACTCGCTTGCCGAAATGAAGCCGCTTCCGATCTGGGGCGGCATACTTGCCCGCGTGTGCCAAGGGCGAGAGATGACGTTTGCCGTTGCCGAACTCGATGCGGGGGCCGTGGCCGCCAGACATCAACATGTGAACGAGCAGGTCGGTCTGGTGCTGCAAGGAACGTGTGACTTCGAAGTCGGCGGCGAGCGTCGCCAGCTCAAGGTCGGTGATACCTACTTGATTCCCGCCAATACCCCGCACGAAGCAATCGCCGGTCCGCAAGGCTGCGTTCTCATCGACGTGTTTGCGCCGATCCGCGACGACTGGGCCAGGCACGAGCCACAAGAGAAAAGAGCGCCGAAGTGGCCAGCGCCGTAA
- a CDS encoding aminotransferase-like domain-containing protein: MTKAQLDTGGKERAPFAEWLSRTNDLTSRFVGAGRIPGLINVAGGLPAPEIFPVEELASLAQTVVMDFPQDTLTYGPTDGLPELRDAIAQRYSTQALRLDRSNVLITAGGTQALDLIGKIFIETGSVVAGEFPMYAGALDAWRPRCPRYKRVSFGTNELDFSDREAGFVYTVPNFSNPTGKLVGLDERRALVRAAHQSGMWIVEDDPYGSLHYDKPALPSLIELSADIVPGSPYRGPVVYLGTLSKTLVPGLRVGWVIGEPKVIEALKAAKQGADLCSNGIAQRIAATAMQNGLIERLSPQIVTLYRERRDTLAAAMSKYLSPWFDWEVPVGGMFIWGTARDPSLDTDKLVSAGLEAGVLIGPGSAFDPLGQDRSGIRLNFTANSPERLDEAVKRLSSAVTALRSADTHKRHPPSNAA, translated from the coding sequence ATGACGAAAGCTCAACTGGACACCGGCGGCAAGGAGCGCGCTCCTTTCGCGGAGTGGCTCTCACGCACGAATGATCTGACCAGCCGCTTCGTCGGAGCTGGGCGTATCCCGGGATTGATCAACGTTGCGGGTGGACTTCCTGCGCCGGAGATATTTCCGGTCGAGGAACTGGCGTCTCTCGCCCAAACCGTGGTGATGGACTTCCCTCAGGATACGCTGACGTACGGTCCGACAGACGGCCTTCCCGAACTACGGGATGCGATAGCTCAGCGCTACAGTACGCAAGCATTGCGGCTGGACCGCAGCAACGTCCTGATCACTGCGGGCGGGACCCAGGCGTTGGATCTCATCGGAAAGATCTTCATCGAGACTGGGTCCGTCGTTGCCGGAGAGTTCCCGATGTATGCGGGCGCACTCGATGCTTGGCGGCCGAGATGTCCCAGGTACAAGCGGGTTTCGTTCGGCACGAATGAGTTGGACTTTTCCGATAGAGAAGCGGGGTTCGTCTACACGGTGCCGAATTTTTCCAATCCAACCGGAAAATTGGTCGGCTTGGACGAACGCAGAGCATTGGTTCGGGCCGCCCATCAGTCTGGCATGTGGATTGTGGAGGACGATCCCTATGGATCGCTTCACTACGACAAGCCGGCGTTACCGAGCTTGATCGAGCTGTCTGCAGACATTGTGCCTGGCTCACCCTATCGCGGGCCGGTGGTTTATCTCGGCACCCTGTCGAAAACCCTCGTGCCGGGGTTACGTGTGGGATGGGTGATCGGCGAGCCGAAGGTCATAGAAGCACTCAAAGCAGCGAAGCAGGGTGCCGATTTGTGTTCGAACGGGATCGCGCAGCGCATCGCCGCGACCGCAATGCAGAACGGCCTTATCGAACGGCTAAGTCCGCAGATCGTGACGCTGTACCGGGAAAGGCGGGATACGCTGGCTGCTGCGATGTCCAAATATCTATCTCCTTGGTTCGACTGGGAGGTTCCTGTCGGAGGGATGTTCATCTGGGGAACGGCGCGCGACCCTTCGCTCGACACGGACAAATTGGTATCGGCGGGACTGGAAGCTGGAGTTTTGATCGGCCCAGGAAGCGCGTTCGATCCTTTGGGACAGGATCGCAGTGGCATTCGGTTGAACTTCACCGCGAATTCTCCTGAGCGCCTGGATGAAGCCGTCAAACGTCTAAGCAGTGCCGTTACCGCACTTCGAAGTGCCGATACGCACAAGCGGCATCCGCCGTCGAACGCTGCATAA
- a CDS encoding MFS transporter, whose translation MVAIALVVLAISFMLAALGRGLSESFTVFLLPISTAFGWDRGQVVSIYSLAALTSGLVSPFVGRLFDRSGPRAVFAVGHIALGGAFLVAAFAVRLWQLQFALGFCVGLGIAATGVVPGSILLGRWFGPRLPTAMSVIYSATGAGVLVMLPLSQLMIDQLGWRDAYMVYGFGVLLVLLPLLLLLPWRRFSAGAPDRVKPQAIISSEDGWTLAAAVRHHAFWALFATFFFTAIGMYSIAAQIVAYLIDVGFPPLQAATAWGFSGVVLLLGMLSITWLDGKIGRRSSVLFSYAISIVGIGLLWLLQFYPNIAVLTGFVICFGSMIGSRGPLLTATALNIFHGRHVGTIYGTIAIGSGLGSALGSWSGGLIHDFTGNYNALLAFALVSVIFGMLPFLLVRALR comes from the coding sequence ATGGTCGCTATAGCGCTCGTTGTGCTGGCGATAAGCTTCATGCTAGCCGCGCTGGGTCGCGGACTGAGTGAGAGCTTCACGGTCTTTTTGCTTCCGATATCGACCGCCTTCGGCTGGGATCGCGGCCAAGTCGTTTCGATCTATTCTTTGGCAGCATTAACCAGTGGGTTGGTCTCCCCCTTTGTTGGGAGGCTGTTCGACCGCTCGGGACCACGCGCCGTGTTTGCGGTTGGTCACATCGCGCTCGGCGGCGCGTTCCTGGTAGCGGCGTTCGCAGTGCGTCTTTGGCAGCTCCAATTTGCTCTCGGCTTTTGTGTCGGATTGGGCATAGCGGCCACCGGCGTAGTGCCGGGATCGATCCTGCTCGGACGCTGGTTCGGTCCACGGCTGCCGACAGCAATGTCAGTGATCTATTCAGCCACCGGTGCCGGCGTTCTGGTGATGCTGCCGTTATCTCAACTCATGATCGATCAATTGGGATGGCGCGACGCATATATGGTTTATGGTTTTGGCGTCCTGCTCGTCCTGCTTCCGCTGCTTCTGCTATTGCCCTGGCGCAGGTTCTCCGCCGGTGCACCCGACCGGGTCAAGCCTCAGGCAATCATCTCCTCCGAGGACGGTTGGACACTCGCGGCAGCGGTGCGCCATCATGCTTTTTGGGCATTATTCGCCACCTTCTTCTTCACCGCCATTGGCATGTATTCGATTGCCGCACAGATCGTCGCTTACTTGATCGACGTCGGATTTCCGCCACTCCAGGCGGCTACCGCCTGGGGCTTTAGTGGCGTGGTCTTGTTGCTCGGGATGCTCTCGATTACTTGGCTCGATGGAAAGATTGGCCGGCGCTCATCCGTCCTGTTCAGCTATGCCATTTCGATCGTCGGCATTGGACTGCTCTGGCTTCTTCAATTTTACCCAAATATTGCAGTTCTTACTGGGTTTGTGATCTGTTTTGGCAGCATGATCGGATCGCGCGGTCCTCTACTGACCGCTACTGCTCTGAACATTTTCCATGGCCGGCATGTCGGAACGATCTACGGCACGATCGCCATCGGAAGCGGCCTCGGCTCGGCGCTTGGTTCATGGAGCGGCGGGCTCATCCATGATTTTACCGGAAACTACAATGCTCTCCTCGCCTTCGCGCTGGTCAGCGTCATCTTCGGGATGCTGCCTTTCCTGCTTGTTCGCGCTTTGCGCTGA
- a CDS encoding fatty acyl-CoA synthetase: MEQSQLGARAGRNTISDALSRADRRFGNRTALSFAGRNWSFSGLVHAADRVATRLKSAGVQPGGRVAAYGRNSDAFLILWLACVRAGFIHVPLNYALVGRELSYILGNSDPSALFADPDIEGRAREALGGQSRLQLVGTFAGEADFDILRTAQDASLAISAELGQQVRDEDVVQLLYTSGTTAAPKGAMMTHRALLAEYGSCIIELGFRDTDRCLAALPLYHSAQMHVFTMPQLLVGAATLLIDAPQPEVCLRLIEEHRISSFFAPPTVWIGLLRSGDFEQRNLSSLQHVFYGASIMPVPVLAELRARLPGAQPFNCYGQSEIGPLATVLRPEEHEKRPASAGRPIFNVETRVVDGDMNDAPPGTRGEIVHRSPQLLTGYWREPELSQEAFAGGWFHSGDVGIADEEGYITIVDRVKDIIKTGGTIVASREVEEEIFTHPAVREVAVVGLPHPKWIEAVTAFVVLRDAEQASEEDILEHVRTTLAPFKQPKRVVFVPEVPRNTAGKILKRDLRQTHSGLYA; encoded by the coding sequence GTGGAACAGTCACAGCTCGGGGCGAGAGCCGGACGCAATACGATCAGTGATGCGCTGTCGAGAGCCGACCGCCGCTTCGGGAATCGAACCGCCCTCTCGTTCGCCGGCCGAAACTGGTCTTTCTCGGGTCTTGTCCATGCAGCCGATCGTGTGGCCACACGATTGAAGAGCGCCGGGGTTCAGCCAGGTGGCCGTGTTGCAGCGTATGGACGAAACTCGGATGCCTTCCTGATCCTTTGGTTGGCTTGCGTCCGGGCTGGTTTCATTCACGTGCCGCTAAATTACGCCTTGGTCGGACGCGAATTGAGTTACATCCTGGGCAATTCGGACCCGAGTGCATTGTTCGCCGATCCGGATATCGAAGGCAGAGCACGCGAAGCTCTTGGCGGTCAGTCAAGACTGCAACTGGTCGGTACGTTTGCTGGAGAGGCGGATTTCGACATTCTCCGCACCGCCCAGGATGCCTCGCTCGCGATCTCGGCAGAACTAGGCCAGCAAGTCCGAGATGAAGACGTCGTGCAGCTGCTATATACGTCGGGCACCACGGCCGCGCCAAAGGGCGCAATGATGACGCATCGCGCATTACTGGCCGAATATGGCAGCTGCATCATTGAACTCGGCTTCCGAGACACCGACCGCTGTCTCGCCGCCTTGCCCCTGTATCATTCGGCTCAGATGCACGTCTTCACCATGCCTCAGCTTCTGGTTGGCGCGGCGACCCTTCTCATTGATGCGCCTCAGCCCGAAGTCTGTCTCCGTTTGATCGAGGAGCATCGGATTAGTTCGTTCTTCGCGCCGCCGACCGTATGGATCGGCCTGTTACGAAGCGGTGACTTCGAACAGAGAAATCTCTCTTCACTGCAGCATGTCTTCTACGGTGCGTCGATCATGCCGGTGCCCGTGCTGGCCGAATTGCGCGCGCGCTTGCCAGGTGCTCAACCATTTAACTGTTATGGGCAGAGCGAAATCGGACCTCTCGCGACGGTTCTTCGTCCCGAGGAGCACGAGAAACGACCGGCTTCCGCCGGCAGGCCGATCTTCAACGTGGAAACTCGCGTTGTCGACGGCGATATGAACGATGCGCCACCCGGCACCCGGGGCGAGATCGTTCATAGGTCGCCCCAACTGCTGACAGGTTACTGGCGTGAGCCAGAGCTGTCGCAAGAGGCGTTTGCGGGTGGCTGGTTCCATTCCGGTGACGTCGGCATTGCAGATGAAGAGGGTTACATCACCATCGTTGACAGGGTGAAGGATATCATCAAGACCGGCGGCACGATCGTTGCGAGCCGGGAGGTGGAAGAGGAGATATTCACCCATCCCGCGGTCCGGGAAGTCGCTGTAGTCGGCTTGCCGCACCCGAAGTGGATTGAGGCCGTCACGGCCTTCGTCGTGCTTAGGGACGCCGAGCAAGCAAGCGAAGAGGATATCCTCGAGCATGTTCGAACAACGTTGGCACCTTTCAAGCAGCCAAAGCGGGTCGTGTTCGTGCCGGAGGTCCCGCGCAACACAGCCGGCAAGATCCTGAAGCGTGACCTGAGGCAAACTCACAGCGGGCTATACGCATAA
- a CDS encoding alpha/beta fold hydrolase: MSESINRSRRKLLEATAFGLMAAQLGAAPAFAQTNAMKRVAPSAGSFAPLKRINAGVLSIAYAEAGPADGPPVLLLHGWPYDIHAFVDVAPILANAGYRVLIPYLRGYGETRFLSADTPRNAQPAAVATDAINFLDALKIQKVLVAGFDWGGRTANLMAFLWPERCKALVSVSGYLVGSRDALQNPLPPSAEYPWWYLFYFTTDRGKAGYAKYTKDFNRLIWQLASPKWAFDDATFDRSAAAFENPDFVHISLYNYRWYFRLEPGEPKYDELEKKIATFPTIGIPTITMEGDANGAPHADPKVYAKKYIGAYEHRNLTGGIGHNLPQEAPEAFAKAVMDVDRA; this comes from the coding sequence ATGTCAGAATCTATCAATCGATCCCGACGAAAACTGCTCGAGGCGACTGCTTTCGGCTTGATGGCGGCGCAACTTGGCGCTGCTCCGGCATTTGCGCAGACCAATGCCATGAAGCGCGTGGCGCCATCGGCCGGCTCATTCGCTCCGCTTAAGAGAATCAACGCTGGCGTCCTCAGCATCGCCTACGCAGAGGCGGGGCCGGCCGACGGTCCTCCCGTGCTGCTCTTGCACGGATGGCCCTACGACATCCATGCCTTCGTTGATGTTGCGCCGATCCTCGCGAATGCCGGCTATCGTGTGCTCATTCCATACTTGCGTGGCTATGGCGAAACTCGCTTCCTGTCCGCAGACACGCCGCGCAACGCCCAACCGGCAGCCGTGGCAACGGATGCGATCAATTTCCTCGATGCACTGAAGATCCAGAAGGTCCTGGTTGCCGGCTTCGATTGGGGTGGCAGGACGGCAAACCTGATGGCGTTTCTCTGGCCGGAGCGTTGCAAGGCGCTCGTCTCAGTCAGCGGCTATCTCGTCGGCAGCCGCGACGCGCTCCAGAATCCCCTGCCACCCAGTGCTGAGTACCCGTGGTGGTACTTATTCTACTTCACGACAGACCGGGGCAAGGCGGGATACGCGAAGTATACGAAAGACTTCAACCGGCTGATCTGGCAGCTCGCGTCGCCGAAATGGGCCTTCGACGACGCCACCTTCGATAGGTCTGCGGCTGCGTTCGAGAATCCCGACTTTGTGCATATCTCGCTCTACAATTATCGTTGGTACTTCCGTTTGGAGCCCGGCGAGCCGAAATACGACGAGCTCGAAAAAAAGATCGCAACATTCCCCACAATCGGAATCCCGACGATTACGATGGAAGGTGACGCTAACGGTGCGCCGCACGCAGACCCAAAGGTGTATGCCAAGAAGTACATTGGGGCGTACGAGCACCGGAATCTCACCGGTGGCATTGGCCACAACCTTCCGCAAGAAGCGCCTGAAGCTTTCGCGAAAGCTGTCATGGATGTGGACAGGGCCTAG
- a CDS encoding GNAT family N-acetyltransferase: MFDLDPRRLGASHANGSLTDELRPVLAGRDAHSGARKNIRVFDGAPLRANDGSVALLRFADPRDREKLQAYFRSLSPQSRHNRFLVGLSELPPAELDRFVRNDDESRFTVLVTTIGDGFESIVGEARFAHDKECASVEFGLSIADSLQHIGFGRALVKTIEAHVSRLGAARIFGDALYSNNSIIRLAKSMGFAVARNPGDPKLIRFEKALAGPRDTVLSI, translated from the coding sequence TTGTTCGATCTTGACCCTCGACGGTTAGGCGCGTCCCACGCGAATGGTTCGCTGACTGACGAGCTTCGACCGGTCCTTGCTGGCCGTGATGCGCACTCGGGCGCCCGAAAGAACATTCGAGTCTTCGATGGGGCACCACTGCGCGCTAACGATGGTAGCGTAGCACTCCTCCGGTTTGCCGATCCACGGGATCGAGAGAAGCTACAAGCTTACTTCCGTTCTCTGTCGCCCCAATCGCGTCATAACCGCTTCCTGGTAGGCCTTAGCGAGTTGCCGCCGGCCGAGCTTGATCGATTCGTTCGTAATGACGACGAATCTCGTTTCACCGTTCTGGTAACAACCATCGGCGATGGTTTCGAAAGTATCGTCGGCGAAGCCCGCTTCGCGCACGACAAGGAGTGCGCGAGCGTCGAGTTCGGATTGTCGATCGCCGATTCATTGCAGCATATAGGCTTCGGCAGGGCGCTCGTGAAGACGATCGAAGCGCATGTCTCAAGGTTGGGCGCAGCACGGATTTTCGGTGACGCGCTTTATTCGAACAACAGTATTATCCGGCTCGCCAAAAGCATGGGTTTCGCCGTGGCAAGAAACCCGGGAGATCCGAAACTTATCCGCTTCGAAAAGGCTCTTGCCGGGCCACGAGATACGGTTCTCTCGATCTAG
- the cysK gene encoding cysteine synthase A — protein MIYEDVTRTVGRTPLVELKRLAADRPNRLLAKLEMRNPCGSVKDRVGLALIEDAEERGLIAPGATLIEATAGNTGIGLASAAAVKGYHLILVMPETMSEERAKLLRHLGVDVRLTPGMLMADAVRRAKELQREIPGAFLIDQFNNRTNVDVHRRTTAEEIWSDSNGQIDVFVAAVGTGGTLMGVASVLKERCPDIRIVAVEPKDSAVLSGGCAGQHRIPGIGVGFVPPLFDRGLVDEIFPVSNEDAFAAVRRLARREGISAGVSSGAAIHAALTILDRPEMVGRRLQFFWPTPATGTRRRASSTYHVRNSSASTLQADFGPLRAATCRTAVTWLGMQPSKATGRGDGTAFREMHFQLTACWFSKNQDQPGPVFEHTP, from the coding sequence ATGATCTATGAGGATGTAACTCGCACCGTCGGCCGGACGCCGTTAGTGGAGCTAAAGCGGCTGGCCGCCGACCGGCCTAATCGACTGCTAGCCAAACTGGAGATGCGTAATCCATGTGGCAGCGTGAAAGACCGTGTCGGCTTGGCTTTGATCGAGGACGCCGAGGAGCGCGGGCTGATCGCGCCGGGTGCGACCCTCATCGAGGCGACGGCCGGCAATACGGGAATCGGCCTCGCTTCAGCCGCGGCCGTCAAGGGCTACCACTTGATCCTCGTCATGCCTGAGACGATGTCGGAGGAACGCGCCAAACTGCTCCGGCATCTCGGCGTAGATGTCAGATTGACGCCCGGAATGTTGATGGCGGACGCGGTTCGACGAGCAAAGGAGCTGCAGCGGGAGATTCCGGGCGCGTTCTTGATCGATCAATTCAACAATCGGACGAACGTTGACGTGCACCGGCGGACGACGGCTGAAGAGATCTGGTCCGATTCAAACGGGCAGATCGACGTCTTCGTTGCGGCCGTCGGAACCGGCGGCACCCTCATGGGCGTAGCAAGCGTCTTGAAAGAGAGGTGCCCCGACATTCGCATAGTTGCGGTGGAACCGAAGGATTCTGCCGTACTCTCCGGCGGCTGCGCTGGCCAGCATCGCATTCCCGGGATCGGTGTCGGCTTTGTCCCGCCGCTGTTTGATCGAGGTCTGGTCGACGAGATTTTTCCAGTATCGAACGAGGATGCCTTCGCGGCGGTACGTCGTCTCGCAAGACGTGAGGGCATATCGGCCGGCGTGTCGTCTGGCGCCGCGATCCACGCGGCACTGACCATTCTCGACCGTCCTGAAATGGTCGGAAGACGGTTGCAGTTCTTTTGGCCGACACCGGCGACCGGTACGCGACGTCGGGCCTCTTCGACGTACCACGTGCGGAATAGTTCAGCTTCGACATTGCAGGCTGACTTCGGTCCGCTGCGGGCGGCAACTTGCCGCACCGCAGTAACCTGGCTCGGGATGCAGCCATCGAAGGCAACGGGGCGCGGTGATGGCACAGCTTTCCGCGAGATGCATTTTCAGCTAACCGCCTGTTGGTTCTCGAAAAATCAAGACCAGCCGGGTCCAGTTTTCGAGCACACTCCGTAA
- a CDS encoding antibiotic biosynthesis monooxygenase family protein, producing the protein MLTAQLFEVHIKEGYFDQYLALAASLKPKLEAMPGCLFIDRFKKPDTG; encoded by the coding sequence GTGCTGACCGCTCAACTCTTTGAAGTTCACATCAAGGAAGGTTACTTCGACCAGTATTTGGCGCTGGCGGCCTCCTTGAAGCCGAAGCTCGAGGCGATGCCCGGTTGCCTTTTCATCGACAGATTCAAAAAGCCTGACACGGGATAA
- a CDS encoding antibiotic biosynthesis monooxygenase translates to MLLSYQIWQDEACLTAWRVNESHHHVQTVGGDKIFSDYRIRIAQVAYEAKPEREAWRPDRRSPYNDPDRRKPRVAIATESANAELAAKSGWQDESFRSVYREGRFAHLIDVPDEKAAMEFGPKLFADPTTEYFRVIETIRDYGMFERAEAPQYYPPASR, encoded by the coding sequence GTGCTCCTGTCCTATCAGATCTGGCAAGATGAGGCGTGTCTGACGGCGTGGCGCGTGAACGAGAGCCATCACCATGTCCAGACTGTCGGCGGGGATAAGATTTTCTCCGATTACCGGATCCGAATCGCACAAGTCGCGTATGAGGCCAAGCCTGAGCGCGAAGCTTGGCGGCCCGACCGACGGTCGCCCTATAACGACCCGGACAGACGAAAGCCGAGGGTTGCTATTGCGACCGAGTCCGCCAATGCCGAGTTGGCGGCGAAATCAGGCTGGCAAGACGAGTCCTTCCGGAGCGTCTATCGCGAAGGTCGCTTCGCGCACTTGATCGACGTGCCCGACGAAAAGGCCGCAATGGAATTCGGCCCGAAGCTTTTTGCGGATCCGACGACCGAGTATTTCCGTGTTATCGAGACTATTCGCGATTATGGCATGTTCGAGCGGGCTGAAGCGCCGCAATACTATCCCCCAGCGTCCAGGTGA
- a CDS encoding LysR family transcriptional regulator, with the protein MGQPFDWDLIRSFLAVARAGKLTAGAQQLRIDHSTLSRRLASLETSLGAKLFDHSVAGYSLTPQGEQLLSRAEIIESSIVSLDQEFTQSSRISGAVRIGAPDGFGTTVLAPAIGKLSAAHPELELDIVAIPRVFSLSKREADIAIALSCPPRGRLHGRKLTDFEWGVYAAKAAPELWENIEKPDDFARVPFISYIEDLIYTPEIEYLAEICKSIEPRIRSSTLVAQWQATAAGAGLCVLPCFIANSDDRLVRVLPKEVALIRTLWMIVHSDMKDIARIRVTCDFIVDLVRRSRDRFMPGSVAVASKVTS; encoded by the coding sequence ATGGGTCAGCCCTTCGATTGGGACCTGATAAGATCCTTTTTGGCCGTAGCACGTGCCGGCAAGTTGACTGCCGGTGCGCAGCAACTGCGTATCGATCACTCTACGCTCAGCCGTCGACTTGCGTCGCTTGAGACTTCACTGGGTGCGAAACTCTTCGATCACAGTGTGGCCGGTTATTCCCTGACGCCGCAGGGCGAGCAGCTGCTGTCTCGCGCCGAAATCATCGAAAGTTCGATCGTTTCGCTCGACCAGGAATTCACGCAGAGCTCAAGGATATCCGGTGCCGTACGGATAGGTGCGCCTGACGGGTTCGGCACGACCGTTCTCGCCCCGGCGATTGGGAAGCTTTCGGCTGCGCATCCCGAACTCGAACTGGACATCGTCGCCATCCCACGCGTCTTCAGCCTTTCAAAACGAGAAGCCGACATTGCCATCGCGCTGTCGTGTCCCCCCCGGGGGAGGCTCCACGGTCGCAAATTGACCGACTTCGAATGGGGCGTTTATGCCGCCAAAGCGGCACCGGAACTTTGGGAAAATATCGAGAAGCCGGACGATTTCGCGCGGGTTCCGTTCATCAGCTACATCGAGGATCTGATCTACACGCCAGAGATCGAATACCTTGCCGAGATATGCAAATCGATTGAACCCCGCATCCGAAGTTCGACGTTGGTGGCGCAGTGGCAGGCGACGGCAGCCGGAGCGGGGCTCTGCGTGTTACCGTGTTTTATTGCCAATTCGGACGATCGTCTCGTGCGTGTGCTGCCGAAAGAGGTTGCTCTGATACGAACGCTCTGGATGATCGTTCATTCGGATATGAAGGATATCGCCCGTATTCGGGTAACCTGCGATTTCATCGTTGATCTCGTTCGGCGTTCTCGTGACCGTTTCATGCCTGGATCGGTGGCTGTCGCTTCGAAAGTGACGTCATAA
- a CDS encoding aminotransferase-like domain-containing protein: MLDSTKSPTRIQIATAAIRQKVAAAPGVRLPSIRRLAVQLKVSKSTIVEAYDRLVAQGEVEARPGSGFFAATRVRPFKLAEERPQQDRAIDPLWIMRQSLAFQGATWQPGCGWLPDDWLPGEMLRRVLRSVARNEEANLTAYSRPQGFRPLREQLARRLIEKDISADPNEILLTDSATRAIDLVCRFLLQPGDTVLVDDPCYFNYQATMQAQRVRLVGIPYTTCGPDLEHFAAACVEHRPKLYLTTAVLHNPTGASVSAGTAHRLLKLAEAHDLILVEDSVYSDLDARPVPGLAALDGFERVILLGSFSKTLTAALRCGFIVARGDWIEGLTDLALATSFGINDLAAQVTHGMLIDGSYRRHLDGLRPQLARAMASTVQQLKRLGFSLWTQPDAGMFLWARLPDGLDSSEVAIRALDRKIVLAPGNVFSVGQTAGPYLRFNVAQCSDIRMFDSLAELLRP, encoded by the coding sequence ATGCTTGACAGCACGAAGTCACCGACGCGCATCCAGATAGCGACCGCCGCCATCCGGCAGAAGGTCGCTGCTGCTCCCGGCGTCAGGCTTCCGTCGATCCGGCGCCTCGCTGTCCAATTGAAGGTGTCAAAATCGACGATCGTCGAAGCGTATGATCGCCTAGTCGCGCAGGGGGAAGTCGAGGCAAGGCCCGGATCGGGGTTCTTTGCTGCCACTCGCGTGCGTCCATTCAAACTCGCGGAAGAGCGCCCGCAGCAAGACCGCGCCATCGATCCTCTCTGGATCATGAGGCAATCCTTGGCTTTTCAGGGCGCGACATGGCAGCCAGGCTGCGGCTGGTTGCCAGATGATTGGCTTCCGGGCGAGATGCTTCGGCGCGTCTTGCGCAGCGTAGCCCGGAATGAGGAAGCCAATCTCACGGCCTACAGTCGACCTCAGGGATTTCGCCCTTTACGTGAGCAGCTTGCGCGCCGCTTGATCGAAAAGGACATCTCAGCCGATCCAAACGAGATACTGCTGACCGATTCCGCTACGAGAGCCATCGACCTCGTTTGCCGCTTTCTTCTGCAGCCAGGAGACACGGTTCTCGTCGACGACCCCTGCTATTTCAACTATCAGGCCACGATGCAGGCTCAGCGCGTCCGACTGGTCGGCATTCCATATACGACCTGTGGTCCCGACCTCGAGCACTTCGCGGCCGCCTGCGTGGAGCATCGGCCCAAGCTCTATTTGACGACGGCAGTTTTGCATAATCCGACCGGCGCCAGTGTCAGCGCGGGCACGGCGCATCGTCTACTCAAGTTGGCCGAAGCCCATGACTTGATCCTCGTGGAAGACAGTGTTTATTCCGATCTCGATGCCCGACCGGTGCCCGGACTGGCAGCCTTGGACGGATTCGAGAGGGTGATACTGCTGGGGAGCTTTTCCAAGACACTCACGGCGGCGCTTCGCTGCGGATTCATTGTGGCAAGGGGCGATTGGATCGAAGGCCTAACCGATCTCGCGCTCGCGACGAGCTTCGGCATTAACGACCTGGCGGCGCAGGTCACCCACGGCATGTTGATCGATGGGAGCTACAGGCGCCATCTGGACGGTCTGCGTCCCCAATTGGCGCGTGCCATGGCGTCCACGGTGCAGCAGCTGAAGAGGTTGGGCTTTTCGCTCTGGACGCAACCCGATGCCGGAATGTTCCTGTGGGCACGGCTGCCGGATGGCCTGGACTCCTCCGAGGTCGCGATCCGCGCCCTCGATCGCAAGATTGTTCTGGCGCCGGGGAACGTATTCAGCGTGGGCCAGACGGCGGGTCCGTATCTACGTTTCAACGTGGCCCAATGCAGCGACATACGCATGTTCGACAGCCTTGCCGAACTGTTGCGCCCCTGA